From the Leptospira biflexa serovar Patoc strain 'Patoc 1 (Paris)' genome, one window contains:
- a CDS encoding sensor histidine kinase: MSQTILPSEFFFTFANTLPYSLFLFESKSQTFAKDNPLHFSNIKAKSLHHLLQVPNKTNTIGSMFPFLFESNLQLQIQSDIQNQKPFESVIAKEKLHFYGFQNHPYLLKLTQLDFNFYTITIEELTDAVLAEKILKQKESKLDRLLKTMINGVVVVNKEGQILYANDSASEILELELASIENRYFSSREWKQIYEDGSPYPTDKLPLAQALGDQLTVYNCEHGILSEEGHVKWLNVNATPLFDEYGNLEGATASFLDITELKKNQTTIEQQNKKLKSVLEAIEKSAIVSVTNPDGIIIRANSKFIQITGFPENEIIGSDHKIFSSDYHKKEFWKGLWNQIKHGKTWEGIIKNKSKDGNYFWLQTFIHPLFNSEEKIEAYLSIRFDITEEIVALENTKRMLHFTGIQNNRLQNFAYILSHNIRQHSSNFTSLIQLLEESKSEVDKKNIVEMLHASSVKLEETISHLNDIISINQTLNQPMEICSLKNEVNKTLSILSGSIEHRNIKIITIIPDELKVKTIPNYLESILLNLLSNAVKYVRLKEGAWIKIQIEENQDQIQIKVEDNGLGINLEKHGNKIFGMFKTFHRNEDARGIGLFITKSQVEVLGGKITLQSEEGKGSLFSVSLPKNPEESLRV; encoded by the coding sequence ATGAGCCAAACGATCCTTCCATCAGAGTTCTTTTTTACTTTTGCAAACACTCTCCCCTATTCTTTATTTTTATTTGAATCAAAATCCCAAACATTTGCCAAAGACAATCCCTTACATTTTTCGAACATAAAAGCAAAATCACTCCACCATTTGCTCCAAGTTCCAAATAAGACCAATACGATAGGATCCATGTTTCCTTTTTTATTTGAATCGAATCTTCAATTACAAATTCAAAGCGACATACAGAATCAAAAACCGTTTGAATCAGTCATCGCAAAAGAAAAGTTACACTTCTATGGATTTCAAAACCATCCGTATCTTTTGAAACTTACCCAACTAGATTTCAATTTTTATACGATCACCATTGAAGAATTAACGGATGCGGTACTTGCCGAAAAAATCCTAAAACAAAAAGAATCAAAACTCGATCGTTTATTAAAAACAATGATTAATGGTGTGGTTGTAGTGAACAAGGAAGGACAAATTCTCTATGCCAATGATAGTGCTTCCGAAATTTTAGAATTAGAATTGGCGAGTATCGAAAATCGTTATTTTAGTTCCAGAGAATGGAAACAAATTTATGAAGATGGTAGCCCTTATCCCACAGATAAACTTCCGTTAGCCCAAGCTCTTGGAGATCAACTCACTGTTTATAATTGTGAACACGGAATCCTTTCAGAAGAAGGTCATGTCAAATGGCTAAATGTCAATGCAACACCACTCTTTGATGAATACGGTAATTTAGAAGGGGCAACTGCGAGTTTTTTGGACATCACTGAATTAAAAAAAAACCAAACCACCATTGAACAACAAAATAAAAAATTAAAATCTGTCCTTGAGGCAATCGAAAAATCAGCCATTGTCAGTGTCACAAATCCAGATGGGATCATCATCAGGGCAAATTCAAAATTCATCCAAATCACAGGTTTTCCTGAAAATGAAATCATAGGATCTGATCATAAAATATTCAGTTCCGATTACCACAAAAAAGAATTTTGGAAAGGATTATGGAATCAGATCAAACATGGGAAAACATGGGAGGGTATCATCAAAAACAAATCCAAAGATGGGAACTATTTCTGGCTTCAAACCTTTATCCATCCATTATTTAACTCAGAAGAAAAAATTGAAGCCTATCTTTCCATTCGGTTTGATATCACAGAAGAAATTGTGGCATTAGAAAACACAAAACGAATGTTACACTTCACTGGCATTCAAAACAATCGCCTTCAAAACTTTGCATATATCCTCTCCCACAACATCAGGCAACACTCATCAAACTTCACATCCCTCATTCAATTATTAGAAGAATCCAAATCAGAAGTAGATAAAAAAAACATCGTAGAAATGTTACATGCCTCATCAGTGAAATTGGAAGAGACCATTTCCCACTTAAACGATATCATCTCTATCAACCAAACCTTAAATCAACCAATGGAAATTTGTTCATTAAAAAATGAGGTAAACAAAACGCTCTCCATCTTAAGTGGATCCATCGAACATAGAAATATAAAAATCATTACGATCATCCCTGACGAACTCAAAGTCAAAACCATACCAAATTACTTAGAAAGTATTTTACTAAACCTATTATCCAATGCTGTGAAATATGTTCGTTTGAAGGAAGGGGCTTGGATCAAAATCCAAATCGAGGAAAACCAGGACCAAATTCAAATCAAAGTCGAAGACAACGGACTGGGTATCAATTTAGAAAAACATGGAAATAAAATATTTGGTATGTTTAAAACCTTTCATCGAAATGAAGATGCAAGAGGGATTGGACTTTTCATCACAAAGTCCCAAGTGGAAGTGCTTGGAGGTAAAATCACCCTGCAAAGCGAAGAAGGAAAAGGTTCCCTTTTTTCTGTGAGCCTCCCCAAAAATCCAGAAGAAAGCCTCCGGGTTTAG
- the sucC gene encoding ADP-forming succinate--CoA ligase subunit beta: MKVHEYQAKEILRRHNANVPFGKVIDAVGDFEKAYNEVVQKSPVVVVKAQIHAGGRGKGGGVKVAKTKDDAKAAAEKILGMQLITPQTGPEGKKVLKVYLEQGLEIAKEYYLSILLDRAIRKTIIMASTEGGMEIEEVAETHPEKIIKIQIDPGIGIQGSQVRELAFALGIPTEAQKSFTALVNSVYNAYIKEDAALLEINPLILTKQNEIIAGDCKMDLDENALYRHPDNEALRDITEEDPYEVKAKEYNLNYVKLDGNIGCMVNGAGLAMATMDIVKLAGAEPANFLDVGGGANPTTVENGFRLILSDPNVKGIFVNVFGGIVRCDRVAVGIIEATKKVNVSVPVVVRLKGTNAEEGKKILNESGMNIVGVEGLRDAADKIVSLIKK, translated from the coding sequence ATGAAAGTCCACGAATACCAGGCCAAAGAAATCCTACGTAGACACAATGCCAACGTTCCGTTCGGAAAGGTCATCGACGCTGTCGGTGATTTCGAAAAGGCATATAACGAAGTTGTCCAAAAATCACCAGTTGTTGTGGTGAAAGCCCAAATCCACGCAGGTGGACGCGGAAAAGGTGGCGGTGTGAAAGTCGCCAAAACAAAAGACGATGCAAAAGCGGCCGCAGAAAAAATTCTCGGGATGCAACTCATCACTCCGCAAACAGGACCAGAAGGGAAAAAAGTCCTCAAAGTCTATTTAGAACAAGGACTTGAAATTGCAAAGGAATACTACCTTTCTATCCTTCTTGACCGTGCCATTCGTAAAACCATCATCATGGCTTCCACAGAAGGTGGGATGGAAATTGAAGAAGTGGCAGAAACCCACCCTGAAAAAATCATCAAAATCCAAATTGATCCAGGAATTGGTATCCAAGGATCTCAAGTGAGAGAACTTGCGTTTGCTCTCGGGATTCCAACAGAAGCACAAAAATCCTTCACGGCTCTTGTGAACTCAGTTTACAACGCCTACATCAAAGAAGATGCAGCCCTACTTGAGATCAACCCCCTCATCCTCACCAAACAAAACGAAATCATCGCAGGGGACTGCAAGATGGACTTGGATGAAAACGCACTTTACCGTCATCCAGACAACGAAGCACTTCGAGATATTACAGAAGAAGATCCATACGAAGTCAAAGCCAAAGAATACAACCTCAACTATGTTAAGTTAGATGGAAACATCGGTTGTATGGTCAACGGTGCAGGTCTTGCCATGGCAACCATGGACATCGTTAAGTTAGCTGGTGCTGAACCTGCAAACTTTTTGGATGTTGGAGGTGGAGCAAACCCAACAACCGTGGAAAATGGTTTCAGACTCATTCTTTCTGATCCAAACGTAAAAGGAATTTTTGTGAACGTATTTGGTGGAATCGTACGATGTGACCGCGTTGCGGTTGGTATCATCGAAGCGACCAAAAAAGTGAACGTATCCGTTCCAGTTGTGGTTCGTTTGAAAGGAACGAACGCAGAAGAAGGGAAAAAAATCCTGAACGAATCTGGGATGAACATTGTGGGAGTCGAAGGGCTCCGTGACGCGGCAGACAAAATTGTCTCCCTAATCAAAAAATAG
- the sucD gene encoding succinate--CoA ligase subunit alpha: protein MAVLVDENTRVVVQGITGKEGSFHATQMLEYGTKVVAGVTPGKGGQTWTSEFGKSAPVRNTIKDAMKEDGANAAVIFVPPPFAADAILEGIFAEIPLVVCITEGIPTHDMLKVYSVLRNSKTKLVGPNCPGVINPRYNVKMGIMPGFIHTPGNIGIVSRSGTLTYESVASLTAAGLGQSTCIGIGGDPVPGMNHVEAVRLLNEDPDTEGIVMIGEIGGTSEEEAAAYIKAHVKKPVVGFIAGQTAPPGKRMGHAGAIISGGMGTATSKIAAMQDAGVSICAHIGEVGEKMKAAFKK, encoded by the coding sequence ATGGCTGTATTAGTAGATGAAAATACAAGAGTAGTTGTACAGGGGATCACTGGAAAAGAAGGTTCCTTCCACGCAACACAAATGTTGGAATATGGTACAAAAGTAGTCGCAGGTGTGACTCCAGGAAAGGGTGGCCAAACTTGGACATCGGAATTTGGAAAATCGGCACCAGTTCGTAATACCATTAAAGACGCAATGAAAGAGGACGGAGCAAACGCAGCAGTGATTTTTGTTCCCCCTCCATTCGCAGCAGATGCAATTCTCGAAGGAATCTTCGCTGAGATCCCGCTTGTGGTTTGTATCACAGAAGGAATTCCAACACATGACATGTTAAAAGTGTACAGTGTCTTACGAAATTCCAAAACAAAACTCGTGGGACCAAATTGTCCAGGCGTTATTAACCCTCGTTACAATGTAAAAATGGGGATCATGCCAGGTTTCATCCACACTCCAGGGAACATTGGAATCGTATCTCGTTCTGGAACGTTGACATACGAATCCGTTGCATCCCTAACTGCGGCAGGCCTCGGCCAGTCGACTTGTATTGGGATCGGAGGAGACCCAGTTCCAGGGATGAACCATGTGGAAGCAGTTCGCCTCCTCAATGAAGACCCAGACACTGAGGGCATTGTCATGATCGGCGAGATCGGTGGAACTTCTGAAGAAGAAGCAGCCGCCTACATCAAAGCTCACGTGAAAAAACCAGTCGTTGGTTTTATCGCAGGCCAAACCGCTCCTCCAGGGAAACGAATGGGACACGCAGGTGCCATCATTTCTGGTGGAATGGGAACTGCCACTTCCAAGATTGCAGCCATGCAAGATGCTGGTGTGAGCATTTGTGCTCATATTGGAGAAGTGGGAGAAAAAATGAAGGCAGCCTTTAAAAAATAA